The Thermoleophilia bacterium sequence CGTCGCCAACGATCGCGGCCTGTGTCGCGACAGCCCTGACGCGTGCATGATCCCAGTCGATTCCGACGACGAGATCGGCGAGAGCGCGAGAGCCTACAACAAGGTCGTAGCGGCTCTCGCGCAGTCGATGCGCTCGCAGGCCGCGGTACGATCGTTCTCGGAGATGCTGGCCGGCGAGCTCGAGATCGAGGGCCTCGCCGACCACGCGCTGCGTGAATTCGCGACGCACGCCCACGCGGCCGCCGGCCTCATCGCGTACCAGCGAGACGGCGAACTCGCGATCGCCGCCTCGCGCGGCTTCGTCGATGCCTCGACAATCGCCGCCAACGACTACGTGCGCCGCGCCATGGACACGGGGGAGCGCCAGAGGATCGCGATTCCAGCTGACGCGAGAATCAATGCCGTGGCCGCCGACTTCCGGCCCGCCGAGATTGTCGTGCTCCCCATCGAGCATAAGGGCGACCCCTTGGGGGCGATTGTTCTGGCGGCCACCAGTCCGTTCGGCGCCGACGAGTATGCCCGCATCGACCTCTTCACCCAGGGACTGGGGCTGGCGCTCAACAACGCCATGGCACACGACCGCCTCCAGCGGCTGGCCGCTCTCGATCCGTTGACGGGCATCTACAATCGCCGTTTCGGCCTCAGGCGCTTGCGCGAGGAGTTCGGTCGCACGGTCCGCGCGCAGTCCCCCCTCGGCGTGCTGATGCTCGACATCGATCGCTTCAAGGCGGTTAACGACAGGTACGGTCACCTCGTCGGCGACAGAGTACTGAAGCACGTGGCCACCGCCACGCGCTCCGCCATTCGCGAGGGCGACATCCTGCTCCGCTACGGCGGTGAGGAGCTCGTCGTCGTCTTGCCGACGGCTTCCGCGGAGGACGTACGCGTGCTGGCCGAGCGCATCCGCGAGACGGTCGCCGGCAGCGAAGTCGCGGACGGCGGCAGATCTGTGCGCGTGACGGTGAGCGTCGGCGCGGTCGCCTTCCATCCCGACGAGGACTCGGCGGAGACCGTCAACAGCGAGGAGACGCTTCTCCAGCTGGCCGACGAGTCCCTCTACCGCGCCAAGGCGTTGGGCCGCAATCGCGTGATAATCGCCGGGGAATCGGCCCTACGACGCGGCGAAACCGACCGCATGGCCGCGTTCGACGCCGTCCCTCCCGATCTGCACGCGTGATCCACCACGCATCGGCCGGGCGCGGCCGTCCAGCGCCCGCCCCGCTCTC is a genomic window containing:
- a CDS encoding GGDEF domain-containing protein; amino-acid sequence: MRITRKVFTDLAIWQVVLGLVIGAVFPFFVMGLGVPRSYALTSQFIISCLLAGVTAGLANQFISHRVVATRLKRLVDSVERVLSGVANDRGLCRDSPDACMIPVDSDDEIGESARAYNKVVAALAQSMRSQAAVRSFSEMLAGELEIEGLADHALREFATHAHAAAGLIAYQRDGELAIAASRGFVDASTIAANDYVRRAMDTGERQRIAIPADARINAVAADFRPAEIVVLPIEHKGDPLGAIVLAATSPFGADEYARIDLFTQGLGLALNNAMAHDRLQRLAALDPLTGIYNRRFGLRRLREEFGRTVRAQSPLGVLMLDIDRFKAVNDRYGHLVGDRVLKHVATATRSAIREGDILLRYGGEELVVVLPTASAEDVRVLAERIRETVAGSEVADGGRSVRVTVSVGAVAFHPDEDSAETVNSEETLLQLADESLYRAKALGRNRVIIAGESALRRGETDRMAAFDAVPPDLHA